The genomic interval TGACCGGCGATGACACCCGTGATCCAAGCGCCGACGGCGACGCCAGTGTAGCCGAAGGCCTCGTCGATGCCGACCGCGAGGCCGCGCTTTTCGGGCCCTGCGAGTCTATTTTCGCGTTGATTGCCATGCTCCAGGTCAACGCCTGGTTGATCCCCAGCAGGACGTTCCCGACCGTGATCCAGCCCCAGCTCCGGGCGAAGATGAGGATGACCGGCAGCGGGAGCGCCGTCGCCCACCCGGCGACGAGGACGGGCTTGCGGCCGTACTCCTCGCCCCACTTGCCGGCGTAGAGATTGAGGACCGACTTCACGATCCCGAACGAGACGACGAACGAGCCGATCACGAGGAACGATTCGACGCCGAGGACGTCCTCCCCCAGCACGGGAACGACGGTTCGTTCGGAGCCGATGGTCAGGCCGGTCGCGAAGACGAGCAGGACGTGCAGCGAGAACTGCCCGAGGTGTTCGCGGATCCCTTGTTCGAATTCAGTTGTCGTAGTCATTGGTGCTTGAGTTCAGCAGGTTCATTTGTGGGTTACAGTAGGAGGAACGCGGTGCCGTACGCGAGCGCGAACGAGAGGAGGAACGACCCTGCCCACGCCCCGACTGTCAGGAGAATTTTTCTAGCATCCACCGCTTGCCGACCACCGACAGCGGCGCCACTCCCGATGATGGCGCTGACGACGATCTCGTTGAACGAGACGGGGACACCGAGCAGGACTGCCAGCTGTGCGATCAGGAACGAGGGGACGAGCGCCGAGATGGAGCGGCGCGGCCCGAGCGACGAGTAGTCCTGGGCGAGCGACTTAATCATCCGCGGCGCGCCCGTCCACGAGCCGACGAGCATTCCGAGGCCACCGCCGACGAGCACGGCGAACGTCGAGACCATCCCGGCCTCGTCGAGTAGCGGGAGCAGCGGTCCGACGGCGAGCCCGACCTGACTCCCCCCAGCGGAGAACGCCACGAGCGACCCGAGCGCCAGCAGCACACGACGCAGACCGCCACGTTCGTCGCGACTGACATCCCACCAGACGACAACCGCGACGGCTAGCGCTGCGAAGCCGGTAATACTGGCTGCCCAGGCGAGCCCGTCGACTGCGAGCACCCGCTGTCCGAGACTGCGGAGGGTCCCTGGTGCGCTCCCCTCGCCCAGGAAGCTGAACCGGACGTTCACGAGGACTGCACCGACGAGGCCGGCGAGGGCGGGAATGCTGTACCGTTCGGGGACGTCGGGACGCGGGAGGAGACTCGCGATGGTGAACGCGATGCCGCCGCCGACGAACGGCGTCAACACCCAGACGGCGGCGATCTGCCCGTACTTCGGCCAGACCGGCGTGCCACCGAGAGCGAGGCCGACACCGATGACGGCGCCGGTCACGGTGAACGCCGTCGCGATCGGATAGCCGGTCGTGATCCCGACCGCCATCAGGCCGGCGCCCAGCACGAGCACGAGGATGACGCCGGCGACGGGCAGGCTGATGCCGCCGACGAGGCCGCTCCCGATGGCTTCCGAGACGTTGCCGCCCTGGGTGACGGCGCCGACGAAACCGAAGATGCCGACGAGGAACGCGGCGCGCATCGTCGCGATGGCGTTCGCGCCGACGGCAGGAGCGTACGGCGTTGCGCCGCTTGAGCCGGCGCCGATGACCCACGCCATGAACAGGCTGGCCAGCGCTGCACCGACGAAGAGAGCGACGAGAGCGGGGTCCATAGAGGTGAGTTAGTCTGCACCCGTGGGGGCGGTGTCACGCGTCTGGCTGCGGCTCCGCCAGTAGCCCTGGGCGTACGCGCCGAGGAACATCCCGGCGAGTGCCCAGAGGATCGCGACGTTTCCGGTGCCGAGGCTCGCGTACGCCGCGCCCGGGCAGATGCCCGAGAGGCCCCAGCCGACGCCGAAGACCGCGCCGCCGACCAGAACGTTCCTGTCGAAGGGCTTCAGGCGGCGCTCGTAGGGGTCGCCCGTGAGGGGTGCCGCGTCCCGAATACGGGGCAACAGGGCGAACGCGATCCCGGAGACGATGGCGGCACCGAACATCACGAACGGGAGGCCCAGATCCTCGAACTGGAGGAAGTTCAGCACCACCTCCGGGCGCGCCATGTGGCTGAACCCGAGCCCGAACCCGAACACGATACCGCCGACGAAGATTAGCGGCTTGAACAGCGGGTGGCGGTCGGCCATTACGGGCTCACCCCCAGCGCAGCGACGATCTGGGCGGTCCCGATGGCCACAGTCAGGAACGTCACGACGCCGACCAGCGACGTCTTCGACGCCGAGCCGACACCGCAGACGCCGTGTCCGGACGTACAGCCCTTGCCGATCCGGGTTCCGATGCCGACCAGGATACCGCCGATAAACAGTCGCCACGGCTGGATGTCGGTCTGCCAGAGCGTCACGCCGGCGACCTCGTAGAGCTGGCCGGTCGTTCCGGGCTCGTACAGCGAGCTCGTGACTAGACCGGACTGGAACGTGGCAGCGAATGCCAGCCCGCCGAGGATGATCCCGGCCGTGAACACGAGCCGCCAGTCCCGCGAGGCGACGTACTGCTGGAACCGCGACTGGTCGGAGACGTACGACAGCGTCGACTCCAGGAACGTGCTCGCCCCGGCCGGGATACCCGTCCCGACGTAGATCAGGACGGTCCCGAGCCCAACGAGCAGGCCGCCGACGGCGTAGCGACTGATCCCGTTGGGGAACAGCTCGACGGCCGCCTGGAGTAGTACTGGGTCAGTGACCATCGGCGTCGTTAGTCACCCGCGAGCGAGTCCTGGCTGGCTGCGCAGTTGTTCGGCCCGAGTTCGAGGGTGAACGCTTCGTCGTCGTCGACGGCGTGCTGGCCGAGGTTCGTCGCGATGATGTCCTCGTAGTTGGCCGGCCGCGGTGGCATGTCCGAGAGGATCAGCTCGACGAACTCCTCCTGGTCCATCGTGAGCGCGTCCATCTCGTCGACGAGCTCGCCGATGGGGGCGGTGTAGGTACCGTCGGCGGCGGGCTCGGCGGCGTCGCTGAAGTGGGCTCCGCCGACGAGCGTGTCGTCGGGCAGGGAGAGGACGCGCTCCTGCAGTGACTCGTAGAGCATGCTCGCGGCCTCGGGGGCGCCGTCGTTACCCTCCTCGAGGTCCGGGCGGGCGACGCTCTCGACGAACAGCCCGTCGCCGGTCGCGAGCAGGCTGTCGTCGACGAGGTAGGAGGTCATCCCGGTCGTGTGGCCGGGCGTGTGGACCGCCTCGATGGTCGCGTCGCCGACGTCGAACGTATCGCCGTCCGCAGCCGTCGTCAGTTCGTCCGCGTACGTGACGCCACGGTCGACGGCGGCCTCGGGGATGACGCCCTCGACCCCTTCCGCGTCCAGATTCCGCACGCCCGAGATATGGTCGGCGTGGACGTGCGTGTCCAATGCGTACTGCAGGTCGACGCCCAGTTCGGCCGCGTCCTCGAGGTAGCGGTCGGTGAACGCCCGCAGCGGGTCGATAATCGCGGCTTCGCCGTCGTCGTAGAGGAGATAGCCGAGACAGCCCGAGGAGGGGCGCTGGTACTGGAGGAGCGTGCCGGCGCCGTCGTAGCGCTCGACTTCGACGGCCTCGTAGATGCTCGCCCAGCCGTTCATTCCATCCTCTAGGTGGTTCACGTCGTAGCCCTGTTCTGCGAGCGTGCCCGCGACGAACTCGCTGGCGCCGCCCTTCGCACACAGGACGGTCACCTCGCGGTCGTCGGGGATCTGCTCGAGGACATCCGCGTCGATGTCGTCCTCGAGGAACTCAAAGTACGGCACGTTGATCGACGTGACGTTCTCACCGTCGATGCGCCACTCCTCGTAATCTGATTGCATACGCGCGTCGAGGAGGGTGACGTCCTCGCCGGCGTTGATGCGGTCCTTGCGGTCCTTGAGCGATTCCGGGTCGACGGTTTCGACGTCGACGTCCGGAGTCGGAAAGTCATCGGCGTTCATGTTGTGCAGTCGTTTCTACTGGGTGGACGTACAAAAGTATTTGCATGGAATTTCCCTAATTACACAATACTAGTCCGAGTATAGACGGTTCCGTTTCCCTCAACCATCCGAAATTAGGTATATAGGTCGGTGTATGGAAGATACACCGTTGTTTGTATTGGTAGAGTATTCCCAAGAACCAACAATCTTTTACTTGGGTAGAGGGTATTGTGCGATAGCTCCAATACAGACAAACGGAGCAGATAACCAATGAGTGCTGAATTCGACATTACGGAGACGCTAGACGTGAAAGGTGCATCGTGTCCCATGCCAGTGGTGAAAGCGAAGTCGG from Haloarcula pelagica carries:
- a CDS encoding inorganic phosphate transporter → MDPALVALFVGAALASLFMAWVIGAGSSGATPYAPAVGANAIATMRAAFLVGIFGFVGAVTQGGNVSEAIGSGLVGGISLPVAGVILVLVLGAGLMAVGITTGYPIATAFTVTGAVIGVGLALGGTPVWPKYGQIAAVWVLTPFVGGGIAFTIASLLPRPDVPERYSIPALAGLVGAVLVNVRFSFLGEGSAPGTLRSLGQRVLAVDGLAWAASITGFAALAVAVVVWWDVSRDERGGLRRVLLALGSLVAFSAGGSQVGLAVGPLLPLLDEAGMVSTFAVLVGGGLGMLVGSWTGAPRMIKSLAQDYSSLGPRRSISALVPSFLIAQLAVLLGVPVSFNEIVVSAIIGSGAAVGGRQAVDARKILLTVGAWAGSFLLSFALAYGTAFLLL
- a CDS encoding YeeE/YedE family protein, which gives rise to MADRHPLFKPLIFVGGIVFGFGLGFSHMARPEVVLNFLQFEDLGLPFVMFGAAIVSGIAFALLPRIRDAAPLTGDPYERRLKPFDRNVLVGGAVFGVGWGLSGICPGAAYASLGTGNVAILWALAGMFLGAYAQGYWRSRSQTRDTAPTGAD
- a CDS encoding YeeE/YedE family protein; this encodes MVTDPVLLQAAVELFPNGISRYAVGGLLVGLGTVLIYVGTGIPAGASTFLESTLSYVSDQSRFQQYVASRDWRLVFTAGIILGGLAFAATFQSGLVTSSLYEPGTTGQLYEVAGVTLWQTDIQPWRLFIGGILVGIGTRIGKGCTSGHGVCGVGSASKTSLVGVVTFLTVAIGTAQIVAALGVSP
- a CDS encoding MBL fold metallo-hydrolase yields the protein MNADDFPTPDVDVETVDPESLKDRKDRINAGEDVTLLDARMQSDYEEWRIDGENVTSINVPYFEFLEDDIDADVLEQIPDDREVTVLCAKGGASEFVAGTLAEQGYDVNHLEDGMNGWASIYEAVEVERYDGAGTLLQYQRPSSGCLGYLLYDDGEAAIIDPLRAFTDRYLEDAAELGVDLQYALDTHVHADHISGVRNLDAEGVEGVIPEAAVDRGVTYADELTTAADGDTFDVGDATIEAVHTPGHTTGMTSYLVDDSLLATGDGLFVESVARPDLEEGNDGAPEAASMLYESLQERVLSLPDDTLVGGAHFSDAAEPAADGTYTAPIGELVDEMDALTMDQEEFVELILSDMPPRPANYEDIIATNLGQHAVDDDEAFTLELGPNNCAASQDSLAGD